The DNA window AAATTATCTATCCCTGTCATAATTGGCATTATTGCAGGAGATTTAATCTTCCTTCTCATTGCAATCTACGGTTTACATGCAATTGCTGAAACATTCAGTACTTTATTCACGGTCATCAAGTATTTTGGCAGTGCATATCTAATATGGTATGGCTTAAAATTATGGCAATCCGGTTCTATACAATCGGGTATTCCCCTAAACGCCTCGTCAGGTAAATTCAACTTCCTGAGCGGCTTATCAATCACCTTAGGAAACCCAAAGGTAATCCTTTTCTACTTAGGCTTTCTTCCCACTTTCCTTGAACTCGATAAGCTCTCTACTGTTGATATTGCTATTATTGTTTCCTTTGTGCTTGCTTCAGTTTTACTGTTTTATGCATATACGGCATT is part of the Deltaproteobacteria bacterium genome and encodes:
- a CDS encoding LysE family translocator yields the protein MAMFILVVTPGPGVFATVAKALVSGFKLSIPVIIGIIAGDLIFLLIAIYGLHAIAETFSTLFTVIKYFGSAYLIWYGLKLWQSGSIQSGIPLNASSGKFNFLSGLSITLGNPKVILFYLGFLPTFLELDKLSTVDIAIIVSFVLASVLLFYAYTAFHARQLFESKKANQNINKIAGTVMIGTGSALLSKT